From the genome of Vicia villosa cultivar HV-30 ecotype Madison, WI linkage group LG2, Vvil1.0, whole genome shotgun sequence, one region includes:
- the LOC131653927 gene encoding uncharacterized protein LOC131653927 — MNRLKESGLPQRKRQKVSEPVLTDEERLLFNLIRSRENIGIWTGDMKRETNLPTTVVNKSLKTLIAKNMIKEVTTIQNKGRKHYMAKEFMPSEEITGGHFYSDGKLDIDYINSLKDVCLKCIFMQKISTCDGCVEWIKRIGVFNTEVTTKQMEEILQTLVLDDEITQMISTGLGEFSSIPVGKTCYMSKSKGGVRGEKKTADLTSIPCFSCQRMSFCSPDGTISPATCVYYQKWLDF, encoded by the coding sequence ATGAATCGTTTGAAAGAATCTGGTTTGCCTCAACGGAAACGACAAAAGGTGTCTGAACCGGTGTTGACAGATGAAGAGCGTTTACTCTTTAACCTCATTCGTAGCAGGGAAAACATAGGGATATGGACTGGAGACATGAAAAGAGAAACAAATCTTCCTACTACTGTGGTCAATAAATCCCTGAAGACACTTATAGCCAAGAATATGATAAAGGAAGTTACTACTATTCAAAACAAAGGTAGAAAACACTACATGGCAAAAGAGTTTATGCCTTCCGAGGAAATCACTGGTGGTCATTTTTATAGTGATGGGAAACTTGATATCGATTATATAAACAGTTTAAAAGATGTGTGCTTGAAATGCATTTTCATGCAGAAAATTTCCACATGTGATGGATGTGTGGAGTGGATTAAAAGGATTGGAGTCTTTAATACTGAAGTTACAACAAAACAAATGGAAGAGATTTTGCAAACTTTGGTTTTGGATGATGAGATCACGCAGATGATAAGTACTGGACTTGGGGAATTTTCATCTATTCCTGTTGGCAAAACTTGTTACATGAGCAAAAGCAAAGGAGGAGTTAGAGGGGAAAAGAAGACTGCTGACTTGACTTCCATTCCATGTTTTTCTTGTCAAAGAATGAGCTTTTGTTCACCAGATGGCACTATCTCTCCAGCAACATGTGTCTATTATCAGAAATGGTTAGATTTCTGA